Proteins encoded by one window of Pseudonocardia alni:
- a CDS encoding ATP-binding cassette domain-containing protein: MSVVAVGAAVVAAVAEATAATVVGAVVSGPTATLVAVLAALLLGAALLDTLGRVLFSGVVGRAEGRLRSDLVGSALAQPLPALEDQAVGELLDRVDDDCRQLAQLIRRIGWETGRSLLRSVVAWIVAGLVFWPAFVVFPLVAAVIVLVARPLTPQIARAKVAEETAWSDHAAQLEEAVAGQDDVRTSLGQPHVVAGFARRAATVVARTHEVCRIATRLGLRTGTVAHALLGALALGGVWLVAGDPGGIAALVTLWLLVTAFVGQIDAVVDRMPDIQAGLGALTRVSSLLETEREPVGGRPLPPGSASVELRGLTAGYDDGFRLGGIDLTVPAGTTCALLGRTGSGKSTVTKVLSRAVEPPRGQVFLAGVDVRDLDLDGLRRGVGVVTQRTEILAATLAENVTLFDPAVPRGAVEAATAALGLDEWVEALPHGLDTRLGTGGIALSSGEEQLVAFARLLVRDVAVVVLDEATARMDPRTEERVTRASRALLAGRTGIVVAHRLSTIRRADAVAVLSDGRLVQHGAREQLAAEPGRYADLLAADRSLPGSTGATGAVLTGPAGARRDGAVADPGSPLLHRAVRRAVPPVDPVPAPPLWRVVLRLALAHPRWGLAGGSMFTLAILGSATGVLTGWLWGLVVAGLEGGGTPWGPAAALTMVLMLFPVWIAVAFRTYPRWWSATTLRLRLGVLRGQTMQRRGPRSPAGEVVARALDSDRMILYVDRWVDVTNSVVVVVVAGLVAADVRAAGVIGGFLLVCAGVAAIGAPFAGRSGRIAADARARFGTALGSVLESVRTVKLAAATGALRAHLAAVDGDRVRATVREYRVRTLLDGVPGVLLQGAVVLTWSLYLAGTWPLATALLVSTTLNGAGFLGQVCAAAVTEAPIARRWLRAVAPFAGPADLTRLPPGVDLATGAAPAPEPAEREPLQRLSLEKVTAVHDDGTVGVEGVDLDIDAGSLVLVTGQVGSGKSSLLAGLAGLVGHEGVIRWNGRAVDDPQTFLRPGQVAYVGQVPRVLSGTFGDNIALGHDRPVQDAVGDARLDRDVATAGGPDAVVGHRGIRLSGGQVQRVAMARALATGAELIVADDVSSALDVRTEIELWAALRRRGSTVVGASTKRAALARADRVVVLDRGRVADEGTWDELSARWSHLAG; encoded by the coding sequence GTGTCGGTCGTGGCGGTGGGCGCCGCGGTGGTGGCCGCAGTGGCGGAGGCGACGGCGGCGACCGTGGTGGGGGCGGTGGTGAGCGGGCCGACGGCCACCCTGGTCGCCGTGCTGGCCGCGCTGCTGCTGGGCGCCGCCCTGCTGGACACCCTGGGCCGGGTCCTGTTCTCCGGGGTGGTCGGGCGCGCGGAGGGGAGGCTCCGGTCGGACCTCGTGGGGTCCGCGCTGGCGCAGCCGCTGCCCGCGCTGGAGGACCAGGCGGTCGGTGAGCTCCTCGACCGGGTCGACGACGACTGCCGCCAGCTCGCCCAGCTCATCCGGCGGATCGGCTGGGAGACCGGCCGCTCGCTGCTGCGCTCGGTCGTCGCGTGGATCGTCGCCGGGCTGGTGTTCTGGCCGGCGTTCGTCGTGTTCCCGCTGGTCGCCGCCGTGATCGTGCTGGTGGCGCGGCCGTTGACGCCGCAGATCGCGCGGGCCAAGGTCGCCGAGGAGACGGCCTGGTCGGACCACGCGGCGCAGCTGGAGGAGGCGGTTGCCGGGCAGGACGACGTGCGCACCTCGCTGGGCCAGCCGCACGTGGTGGCCGGGTTCGCCCGCCGGGCGGCGACGGTCGTCGCGCGCACCCACGAGGTGTGCCGGATCGCGACCCGGCTCGGGCTGCGGACGGGCACCGTCGCGCACGCGCTGCTCGGGGCGCTCGCGCTCGGCGGGGTGTGGCTGGTCGCCGGCGACCCGGGCGGGATCGCCGCGCTGGTCACGCTGTGGCTGCTGGTCACCGCGTTCGTCGGGCAGATCGACGCGGTCGTCGACCGGATGCCCGACATCCAGGCCGGTCTGGGTGCGCTCACCCGGGTGTCGTCGCTGCTGGAGACCGAGCGGGAGCCCGTGGGCGGCCGTCCGCTGCCGCCGGGGTCCGCGTCGGTGGAGCTGCGCGGGCTGACCGCCGGATACGACGACGGGTTCCGCCTGGGCGGGATCGACCTGACCGTGCCGGCCGGCACGACGTGCGCGCTGCTCGGCCGCACCGGCTCGGGGAAGTCGACGGTCACCAAGGTGCTCTCGCGCGCCGTGGAGCCGCCGCGCGGGCAGGTGTTCCTGGCCGGGGTCGACGTGCGCGACCTGGACCTGGACGGGCTGCGCCGCGGGGTCGGCGTGGTCACCCAGCGCACCGAGATCCTGGCGGCGACGCTCGCGGAGAACGTCACACTGTTCGACCCCGCCGTCCCGCGCGGCGCGGTCGAGGCCGCGACGGCCGCGCTGGGTCTCGACGAGTGGGTCGAGGCCCTGCCCCACGGCCTGGACACCCGCCTCGGCACCGGCGGGATCGCACTGTCCTCCGGCGAGGAGCAGCTGGTGGCCTTCGCCCGGCTGCTGGTGCGCGACGTCGCCGTCGTCGTGCTGGACGAGGCCACCGCGCGGATGGACCCGCGCACCGAGGAGCGGGTGACCCGCGCGTCGCGGGCGCTGCTCGCGGGCCGCACCGGGATCGTCGTGGCGCACCGGCTGTCGACGATCCGCCGCGCCGACGCCGTCGCGGTGCTGTCCGACGGCCGCCTGGTCCAGCACGGTGCGCGGGAGCAGCTGGCCGCCGAGCCGGGCCGCTACGCCGACCTGCTCGCCGCGGACCGGTCCCTGCCCGGGTCCACGGGCGCCACCGGGGCCGTACTGACCGGGCCCGCGGGGGCGCGGCGCGACGGTGCGGTCGCCGACCCGGGGTCGCCGCTGCTGCACCGGGCGGTCCGGCGCGCGGTGCCGCCCGTGGACCCGGTGCCCGCTCCCCCGTTGTGGCGGGTCGTGCTGCGGCTGGCGCTGGCCCACCCGCGCTGGGGGCTGGCCGGCGGGTCGATGTTCACCCTCGCCATCCTGGGCTCGGCCACGGGTGTGCTCACCGGCTGGCTGTGGGGGCTCGTCGTCGCGGGGCTGGAGGGCGGCGGCACGCCGTGGGGGCCCGCCGCCGCGCTGACAATGGTGCTGATGCTGTTCCCGGTGTGGATCGCCGTCGCGTTCCGCACCTACCCGCGCTGGTGGTCCGCGACGACGCTGCGGCTGCGGCTCGGGGTGCTGCGCGGGCAGACCATGCAGCGGCGTGGTCCGCGCTCCCCCGCGGGCGAGGTCGTGGCGCGGGCGCTGGACTCGGATCGGATGATCCTCTACGTGGACCGCTGGGTCGACGTCACCAACTCGGTGGTCGTCGTCGTGGTGGCCGGGCTGGTGGCGGCCGACGTGCGCGCGGCCGGCGTCATCGGCGGGTTCCTGCTGGTCTGCGCGGGCGTCGCGGCGATCGGGGCGCCGTTCGCGGGGCGGTCCGGGCGGATCGCGGCCGATGCACGGGCCCGGTTCGGCACCGCGCTGGGATCGGTCCTGGAGTCGGTGCGCACGGTGAAGCTCGCCGCCGCGACCGGAGCCCTGCGGGCCCACCTCGCCGCCGTCGACGGCGACCGGGTCCGGGCCACGGTCCGCGAGTACCGGGTGCGCACCCTGCTCGACGGTGTCCCCGGCGTGCTGCTGCAGGGCGCGGTGGTGCTCACCTGGTCGCTGTACCTGGCCGGGACCTGGCCGCTGGCGACGGCGCTGCTGGTGTCGACCACGCTGAACGGGGCCGGGTTCCTCGGGCAGGTGTGCGCGGCCGCGGTCACCGAGGCCCCGATCGCACGGCGCTGGCTACGAGCCGTCGCCCCGTTCGCGGGTCCTGCGGACCTGACCCGGCTGCCGCCGGGGGTCGACCTGGCCACCGGGGCCGCGCCGGCCCCGGAGCCGGCGGAGCGCGAGCCGCTGCAGCGGCTGAGCCTGGAGAAGGTCACCGCCGTGCACGACGACGGCACCGTCGGCGTCGAGGGTGTGGACCTCGACATCGACGCGGGCTCGCTGGTGCTGGTCACCGGCCAGGTCGGGTCGGGCAAGTCCAGCCTGCTCGCGGGCCTGGCCGGGCTGGTCGGGCACGAGGGCGTCATCCGGTGGAACGGGCGCGCGGTCGACGATCCGCAGACGTTCCTGCGTCCCGGGCAGGTCGCCTACGTCGGGCAGGTCCCCCGGGTGCTCTCGGGCACGTTCGGCGACAACATCGCCCTCGGGCACGACCGGCCGGTGCAGGACGCGGTCGGCGACGCCCGGCTCGACCGGGACGTGGCCACGGCAGGCGGGCCGGACGCCGTCGTCGGACACCGGGGCATCCGGCTGTCCGGCGGGCAGGTGCAGCGGGTCGCGATGGCCCGGGCGCTGGCGACCGGCGCCGAGCTCATCGTCGCCGACGACGTGTCCTCCGCGCTGGACGTCCGCACCGAGATCGAGCTGTGGGCGGCGCTGCGCCGCCGCGGCAGCACCGTGGTCGGTGCGAGCACGAAGCGGGCGGCGCTGGCCCGGGCCGACCGGGTGGTCGTGCTGGACCGCGGGCGGGTCGCCGACGAGGGCACCTGGGACGAGCTGTCGGCCCGCTGGTCGCACCTGGCGGGCTAG